The DNA segment GTTGTGTTTACAAAGTGTGGAATGCGCTTTTTGCTTGGCTTTTGGGAAGGGCTGTGGGTGGACGTCTTCGAGTGGCTAAGTAAGTGgtagccagccggccggccggccgggtccGTGTACGTGCTCCGGGCCTCGGCGGCaggtggacggacggacggacagctgATGTCTTTATTTGGAATGATAGTGTACTTGCCCTGTTTTCGTGTTTTGCACACGCGCCTGACTTCAAGATGTGTCACTCGTGGAAAGTGGGCGTTTCCAAATGGGGGCCATTCACAATTCATGTTGGTGGCAATGCCAGCTGCTGCATGCAGGCCctttttttgctgctgctgctggtcttgttgatgttgttgtttAGTTAGTTGTCTGCCAGCTCCGCCACGCACAGCGAGCGACTGCTTCCCTCCCTGTAGGATTTAGTCAATATGACCACGTCTACGCTTGTCGGCTAATCTACATCGTGGAGTCAAAGTGTCGTCATGTAGGCTCTCGCACCTTTGGGGCTTTCCATGTGTCAGGTTGTCTTCCAGACCCAGACGCCGGTCCCGCCTACTTTTGCCCGTCTCATGCGCGCGCAATGTCCCTCTTTCCAGCCAGCCCCCTGGGTTCAATGTGGTTCCTTCTTTCACTTTCTCTTTACAATTGAGGCTCCTTCCGCACCTCCCTTTTCTTTTCTCCCTTGCTGCTCAATTCACATGGCCCCCAAGGACCTGGAGTGACACGCACAGCAAGAAAAAGCACAGCGTATCGATGTGTTCATTCATAACTTTCCACGTTGTCCCGCCAGGACAATTGTGGTTCCGAAAATCATGTTACTGAGATTACGCAGTGACCTCTGCGTCTCGTTACGAGGGATATTTTTCTCCGGCACATTCAGCCAGCGCAGCCGAACGGCCAAGTCACTCACGAcacacgtatgtatgtatgtctgtcTATACAGCGGCGATCCGGGAGGGAGTCGCTCCGCTCCCAAAATAGGCGTCTATTTTGGTAGCTGGCAGTGTGACTTCCTGCCTCACGGAGAGCGTCACGAATGGACGGATAAAACGATTTTGATTCCGGCGTGGAGCCACCGATGAATTTGGGGGCCTCTATTTCAAGTCGGCCGCTCTCTTTTTGCAGCTCGACAACACTGCGGCCGGCGGCGCTTTTGGCTTTGACACGATAGTACTTGATCGTACTTACAGCCGTGGCAAACTCTGGTTGACCCGCTCGTTTGCCGACTTCCACGTCACTCGCCGGGCCGGGTCTTTTCAAGCCGTCCGTCCGTGTTGAAAGTCGCAGATGAAACGTGAGATGGTCGTGGCCCCTGTCTGGCGTTTGCCAAATGTGACTTTCCCGCGAGGCCTGCCAACAAGGCGCTATCGTCGCTACCCCGCCTATCCTCATTTCCTCATTCTCGCGGGCGCCATTGTTCTCCCGAGCGGGTCAAGCGGGAGCCGCCGCTGCTTGTTGACAGGTAGCGAGCGGTAGcgatgccgccgccgcctctgCGCGCGTGATGGTGAAATTGCATTACTCTGTGTTTCATCATCGGATGGGCCCGCTTCCCTGCGGCGGAATCGGCCTTTTTGGCCAGCTGTCGCTATCCGACTACAAAAGGTGGAGCCGGAGAGCGAGGGGGGTCAGTCTTCGCTGGGGTCCGGCCGTCCGTCCGCGCGATGGCCGGCCGCTAAGACAATAAATGTGTATTCTTCCGTCCCGAGCAAAAAGACGTGGAGCCTTTGGCGGCAAGCGATAAGCGGGGCTCGGACGGAGCTGAATGGCACTTTGTTGCGGCCTTCCGGCAaagcgcccgccgccgccgccgccgttcaACTTCCTGATTGTGTCCTTCCTTTTGTTTCTCTGGTCAGTGAGCTTCAAGGCGCCGTCATGTGAACAAGGCTCAACCTTTTGACCGTCTGGACTGTGATTCCGAGGTAAGTGTGCGAATATGGTGGCACGCGCGTGAGGCTCCTTTGGGCGAGGTGGCCTTGTTTTTTAAGACATGTACCGGATTGACCGAGTGGCGTCGATTACCGCAGTGGATTTTGCGAGGAGGACCCGAGCCCGTCGCTCCAAGGCCTTGGGCATGCCTCAGGTACGGCGGCGTCACCATTGAGCGGCGATGGCTAACCCACGTGCTCCTCACCCGTGCTTCTTCTCCCCCTCAGCCAGGTACGAATGGCATGGAGCCCGCTTTTGGCGAGGCCTACGGAGGCCACCGAGCTCTACTCGGCCCTTACGCCGCCGCCGCGTCGGCGCAAGGGGGTAGGACGGAGTACGACCAGGTGAGGAGCCCAATTCAAagtttgccgccgccgccgccatttgAAGGCTTACGTAAGCGCGACTGGAAAGTCCCAATTCCAAAGGCTGTCTTCCTCctcccgcgccgcgccgcgcagaGCATCCTCCTCATGCTGGGCTCGCCGGCGTCGCCCCGCAAACGGCCCTTTGAGCTGCTCAGCGACCTGGTGGACGACGGCGGCCTGGGCGAGGACCTGCACGCCGAACGCTGGGACGTGTCGGCTCTGGACGAGATGGCCCGCTACGCCAAGCCGGGCCTGGCCGTGGCTTCCGAGGACGCCGTGCTCATGGCCCGATGGGGACGCGCTCGCGAGGAGGACGAGCCGGCCCAGAGGACCGCCCGAGACGAGTCGGCGGCGGGGCGAGGACGCGACGGAGGCGTGAGGAAGGAGAATGGCGGGGAGCTGGACGGCTCGCAGGTGAGGGATGACCCTAAAACATGGGCATTCCAGAGATGAAAAATGCCGCACCACAGGTGACGGCGGAGGACCGTCAGAAGGAGACGGCGGCGCCGGGTTTGCTCCTGGAGCACTGCAGCGAGGAGCACAACTACTCCCTCAGCCAGGAAGAAGAGCCGCCCGTCACCCGCAGCGTCCAGGAGGAAGTGCAGCAGGAGGCGCAGGAGCTCGGAGAGGAGAAGCCggacgaggacgacgaggatGACGAAGAGGACGAGACCGCGGCCGATCTCTCCAGCTCGTCGGAAACGGAGTGCGGTGAGTTTTCTCCTGCACTTTCTCAGGTTTGGATTTGAGAAGCGTTCTGGGCCTGACCGCTCCAACCGCCGTTGACCCGCAGAGGCGGAGCCCGCCAGGCCGGCGGGCCAGCGGCCGTCCAAGCGCCGCTGCTTCTGGGAGTACCGGCGCTCCCGCGAGTCTGCCGCCAAGAAGAAAATGTGCGCGGGAGGCGATTGGTCGCTGTCGTGGAGCTCCAGCACGCTGCCCAGCACGCTGTACCGGCGCCAAGGTGACGCACGAGGGagggggcgagcgagcgagcgagcaccaGAGagtgaacatgaaaaatgcaactgAAGTCGTGACGGTCGGGCTCGTTTGCAGGCAAGAAGGGTCGGCGCAAGGCCCGCAAGACGGACGCCAGCGACTTGACCCCCAACCCGCAGAAGCTGCACAACATCGGCGAGCAGCTGCAGAAGCTCAACGCCGCCATCGACAGCGTGGGGCCCGTCAACGACCTCCCCGCCCTGGCCAGGGCCCGCTCGCGCAAGGAGAAGAACAAGCTGGCCTCCAGGTAAAGCTTGGAGCCATGTCATTGCTGGTgggctttttttcctctccgtTTTGGTACTTTTTGTCTTAGCCTTATTGTGTGTTGTGGCGCAGGGCGTGCCGCCTGAAGAAGAAAGCGCAGCACGAGGCCAACAAGATCAAACTGTGGGGGCTCAACCAGGAGTACGGTAGGTTCAAAGAATATTTGTCTGAGTTGATTTAAAAGGCACGTCGGAAGCGGACTTGTGACGGCGCTCGCCCAAAAGCTGCGCTTCTTCTAACGTGGCTTGGCGTTTCCCTTGCCGTGGGCGTCCCGACACAATGTGGCAGCTGCctcttttgcttttgcttttgcttttgcttctgcttctgcttctgcttcttcctcttcctcttcagaAGAACAAAAACGAAAAGCAAAGTGACATTCTGTTCATTCCTGTTGGCTCTACAAAGCTAACAGGAAACACGCTCACATTTTCAAGGCTTCTGTCACGGCCCCTGAGTCACTCACATTTTTTGGAGCGATGGAACACAAATCACTTCCTGTCCATTATCAATTCATAGCATCAAAAATATCACCACCCTCTGAAAGtggaagtttttttgtttttttccttcccaaaACTCTCTTGCTCTTTTTTTCTTAAGACAATCTCACATTATtggaaaaatgactttttggcTTATATCAGACCTGGAGACTGACTATATTCTCCTATTTCAGTTACTTCCTAATAGACGACTTTATCTGGCAGCTGTAGAAAATGTCCGTTTTATTTTGGTAGTCACACAAACGAGCGAGCCGTTTGTCTTTGTAAGCCTCCAAGCCGCAATGATGTGCGTTTTGTGTGGCGCTGTGCTACCCTCAGAGAACCTGCTAGGGGCGCTGCTGCGCATCAAGGAGCTGATCCGTCACAAGGTGGAAGGCGGTGGCGAGCGAGAGGACGCGGACGAGCGAGGGATGACGCGGCGTCTGGAAGATATCCTGGCTGAGTCCAGCGGTGAGAAACgctctgcgcacacacacacacacacacacgcgcgcacgcacacgcgcacacacacacacacacacacacacacacacacacacacacacacacacactcagcatgCTCCAGACATTTCCAATGAGTGGGTCGCCGTGGCAACCGTAGGTCCTCTGGTGGCCGGGCGGACCAAAGACTTTGTGCAGAGGATCTTGGCGGCCAGCGGGGGTCCCGGCCAGCGCAAGGAGCCCCCCCGGGAGGTGTCGCTCTGAAGCCCTTTTGTGAGTGGATGCTGCTCTTGTAAAATACTGTACGCCCCTTTTTCCCGCCGTGTGCTGTACTCGTACTCCATCGTGCCTATAAATAGACATTGCACTGTTCTGTAGACGCCGGCCGGCGATGGCTGGGAGAGTAGGATTTCTCAAACGTGATGGGAAGACCAAGCACCCCCCTCAAAAGCCTCAAAAATGAGCGCACATTTCCCGTGGCGATACCAAATCCGACAAAAAAAGTCATCACGTGGTGCCCCAAAATTCAATCATCCAGGTTACAAATTCGGAATTTGCAAGGGAGAGAATCAAAATCATTATGTTAtgacaacaaatgacttttcttCTAAAATTCCCTTTTTCTATTTGATTTATTGAATAAGTTATgttacaaaaacaaatgaatccAAAAAGTCATCGTaaattcagattttatttttgaaaatctAAATTCGTGCCAAGACTAAAAAACAACTATTTTCATAATATTCAACGTTTGTATTCTAAAAGGCCAGCGCATTTTCACAAGatgatgactttttttctcgAAAGCCGCTCTCAACTTTTTTTCTCGTAATTCTCcaacttatttattttgtggAGCCCAATTTGGCAAGCACTGATTCAGAGGatgcgaggggggggggtgtctttttttttcttttcttttcttgtgtgtgtgtaaaaacaATGTTGAGTCCTGATGTCAGAACAGCTGTATGcccgccctgccctgccccgccccgccccgagcTTTAAGCTGCCCACTTCCTCTCCCTCGCCAGCGTGTTTGAAAAGCTGCACCTTACTTCACCCAAAGTGAccaaagagaaaagaaaacacCAAAACCTCGCACGTGGCGCCaatgttttgcttttctttgattttgactgaagcagccagccagccagccagccagcaggcaGCCCAACTTTGGCCTGATGATGTAGCGCACCTTTGAGAGTAAACGGTGCATGCGGCCGTCCATTACCGTATGCTCAGCAAAATTGGGCTTTGACGCGGGAACATTTCCCAACGGCCGCTTTCTGCCGTCGCTCTGGACACGCTAAGACCACGACAGAGGTCGCATCGCATACAAAGGCTGCTCGTCGGGCATTTTAGCGCCATCCTGAAATGTCAGCGCAAAGTCCAATATTGGCAACTTGTTGTCTGTTGTTGactttggttttggctttggcCACATCTGCCTTTCTTCTGTGAAGCTTTAGACCGACGGTGTCCAAGGTCTCTAAATGTTGTCggacatgagaaaaaaaaacgtttgaatTGCACTGTGGATTAAAAACAACGATGCACCTTGCCAGGGGACGCAAAGTCGTCCttaagaaaagaagaagaagaaaaaaaaaagacttttggcACCTTTCTTTCAACTGAAGCGGGCGGGAAGCGCCGAACTGAGCCCACTGCTTTCTGGCACGAGAGCGGCACTGCTTTTGTTTGTCACAAAGTGCCTAGCGTAGCCTCGCAGCGTAGCGATTTTTGGTGTCGACACCGTGTTTCAGAATCCCCCATTAAAATCACGACAAGATTGACTTCCAAGTTTTTGGGAGAGCCCAGCTGCTTCTTTCGTAGCGCTACGGCTCGGACAAAAGTACCGCAGTGTTTACGGCTGTTTACGGTCAGCAAGTCGTGTTTTCTTTGTCAAAACTAGCAATTAAATGACTCCCTTTCCCTAAATGCATTCATTCACACGGTGTCTCTTTGGCCAGAAAGCAGTCAGGCCATTTGTTTGCGCGGAGCTTGAAAAGACGTCGCCCGAGCCAATAATTGCAAACATTCCGCCAGCTTCTTGCCCAATAATCTACTTTGTTCGAGTCCCTGAGTCATGCATGGCACGACGACACTACTCCTGCGCTAGTCTTTGAACACATTGACATAACTCCttttgttacacacacacacagtcaaccTTTATggtagaaaacaaaacaaacgtaCAGAAGTGCCGTGAAAATAGAAGTTTTGGTTTTTGTGTGTCTTTCTTGTAAACTGCTATAatgtatattttaatatttatatgcagCCGTTGTATTAaaagtatatttttaaaatacaagCGTGTGCTCGTGAGAGATTGGTGAGCGCTGCCTGCAAACCAGTGTTGTTGTCTTGCAGAATACAAACACAGGAAACGAACGCAGCATTTGGTTCGCCTTAAACATCGATAAACCAATATGTTGTTTGACTCTTCAGATAATATTTCTCTGACTATTTCATTTGAAGGAGACCCAGAGAAGTGATGAAAAGAAGGTGTTTTATTGGCATGGAATCATCTGCATTCACATTTACTCACTATTGCACCTTGCCCACATTGGACAAATAGCTTTTCTGCTTCGCTTTGACAACCAACAAAAAGGAATGTGCAAAAAGGAacacttctcctccaggtgcccAGTAAGagtctgccgccgccgccgccgccaccgcagcAGCTTTGGCTCAAATCGTTTGATCAAGACGACATTTGTAGGGATGGAAAATCCCACCCATGTCGACGGAACCATCATCTCAGGGTAAGAGCACCTCGCCTTCGTCCACCCAGAGCATGTCCAGCGCGTCCACCTGCCGCTGTTCTCGCCGGTGGATGCGTCTCAGGCGCAGCACGTAGAGCAAAATGGCCAAGACCACCACCAGCAGGCACAGAGAGAACAGGTGGTGGTTGTACACAAAAGATGAGCGCAGCCAGCTGGGGTGGCTCTGGCGCAGCGCCTCCTGCTGGAGGTCCCTGAACACCACAGCGGAGCGGAGTGGAAAAGAGGAGCCTTTTGAACCTTTTGGCCCCCCGAGGGCACTTTGGTCAATGTACCTGAGTGGCAGGAAGCGCGTCTTGTACAAGATGGCTCCCAGCGTCCACTGCACCTCCTTGTCGTAGACCAGCTGCGCCGTCCTCAGACTGCGGTAGTCGGCGGGAAAGCGGAAGCCGGCGTGCAAAACCTGGAACATCCACGCCGACTTGAAGCACTGGTACCTGAAgaaggcgcacacacacacacacacacacagttggagCACCAAAGCGGACACTGACCGTGCGTGCTCCCTGGCCGTTGTCTCGTCACAAAAGGTGTTGTTGTCGTCTTTTTGTTGCCCAGGCTCAAGCTTTGGAAGAAAATGTCGCCGTCCTCGCTCTCGATATTCCAATTTTGCCTTAGCCAGGGTTGCCTAAGCAGCAAGTCAAGCCGGCCGGGTACTCTTGTCCCCCAGAGAGGTTCCAACATGTGCGCATTTTGTCTGTGCTCACCTTTCTCAGCTGTCTTTAAGCGGGTAAAAGAAAAGGTCAAATACTTGAGCCTGTCGATGTCGGCCTGCTGGGAGAAGAGCTTCTTGTCCAGACGCTGTTTCAGTGTCAACCACTTGGTGGCGCAGAAGTCCTACATTGGCATTACAAAGACAAGCGCAAACTAGTAATTGTCGTCTTTGTTGGAAAAGAGACGGCGGCCTTGGGACGGCTTGGGCCGGCTTGGGCGGGCGGGGAATGCGTAGCTACCGTGGCGGCCCTGGAGTATTTGTCGCTGTCGTACTGTCCGCCGATGCGCAGCACGTCCTCCATGCAGTAGTAAAACTCGGAGAAGCCGTAGAACTCGCTGTTACTGAAGTTGATGGGCGCCTAAAAAGAGACGGACGAAATGATTCCAATAGCAAGTTTTCTCCTGCCGGAGAGGGACGTTTCCACCCGCAGAGGCGGAATGGATGAGCCATTCCACCTGGTAGGTGGCCCCCGCCGTGGTCATGGTGCCGTTGCGGAGGCCCAGCAAGGGGCGGACGGCGTCCAGGCAGCGTGGCCAGTCCCCCTGGCCTCTGAGGTACAAGGTGCGGTTGTCTCGGAGCAGTGTGTGCGACAGGCCTAGGGGCAGGCAGGGGTCCAGGTGGGGCTTGTCCTCGCTCAGCCCCGTCGTCCCGGCGCCCGGGGACCTGCGTTGCACGtaccagagagagagagcgagagagggagcgCCCTTACTTACTGGCGACTAACAAAGTGCGACTGAAATCTGACGCTTTGACCGAAAAATGGCCAAAGGCCCGGCCGCCCGTTGACGTAGCAACCAAAGAAATCTGAGATCGCTCAATTGACTCTTTAGTGGGAGGACTGGAACCATTTCAAAGCTTGCTTGGGATCGTTCCAGATGAACCATTTGGGGAAATAAATTCAATTAAGATCAGATGTTTGGGCCAGCGATAATGACCccacccctaaaaaaaaatagctctcGATTGCATATTGCTCAGTCCTCTCTTCTCTCCACCTGCTGTCGTCCAGCGTGGTGTTGGCGATGCGCTCGTCGTAGCGCTGTCGGGCCATGTTGCCGCCGAAGCCCAGGAAGGTGGTGACGTAGACGCGGTACACGTGCTGCGTGTGCTCCACGTCGCAGCCCAGGTTGAAGTCAGCCAGGACGCTCTTGGCCGCCTCCTCCTGAAGCGCAACCATTCCAATCAGTGACAGGGGTTTCAGTGGTTAGTCGAAACACGTGAATTGAACTTCACGAGTTGCTGTCGCTAAAATGAGTCAAAGTTGTCGACGGCGCCAGCAGCGACGTCACTCTGACCTCCTGCGGGGACCTGAAGGTGATGGCGCCGGGCACCTCGTAGGCGATCTGCAGCGAAGCTCCGCCCATGTCCATGATGCCCACCGTGCGGCGGCGGCTGATCGGACGCTGGTGCTGCGAGTTGGTGCTCACCTCCACCGCGCCGTCCTCTGCGCCGCGCAAAAGGAGAGCGaggttccttcgacgccttcaaaagcggcggcgggcgggcggcgttCTCACCGTTGTCGGCGTGGTCGAAGCGGCCCAACACAAAGTTGATGCCGATCCACGCGTAAACACCTGTAAACCGTGAGCGCTTCTCTGTTATCTGTTCTCGTGCTCTTTCTGAAACACGCTACAATGCCACAAGATGGAGCCAAAACCAGATCGAATGGAAAAGTAGTGCTTTAGAGCCACAACTAGAGCGAATGCCCCgacagatgccacaagatggtagCAAAGCGTTACTTTCCCGCAAAAAACgtctttggcaccatcttgtggcacaTGGCAGAAAAGAAGCACGAGAAATGCCACTAAGACAAATTACAGTATATTAATCATGCAATTAATAAGAGATGCTCCACCCCAACTAAatccacacaccaaaaaaagtgGGCTCACCTTCCTGCTTCCCAGAGATCACCTCAGCGTGAGAGCGGGAAAACAGGAAGTCAAAATCCAGAGGAACGTCGCTCACCAGGtcgtccaagatggccgcctgcTGGCTGCAGCAAAACACTAGTTAGGCTGAGCTAAGTTAGTGCCAGTAACTATCTTACTGACTGTGAGTCCTCGCTGGTGCGGGATCATTTGGCTTGTGATTGGCGAGAACCACGAGAGTGTCGTAAGCCagcgggccggccggccggccagccagccagccacccatccagccggccggccggccagccagccagccagccagccagccagccacccatccagccagccagccggccagccagccagccaaccatccatccagccagctACCTGTCGGGCAGGAGTCTCATGCCGGCCGTGCAGAGAATGTAAAGCGGCGTCTCCTTGTGTTTGCGCCGGGGTACGTGGGCGGCGGCAAAACTGAGCAGAGGGTGCAGGTAGTCGCTGGCGCTGCTCGGAGAGGTCGCCAGCGAGGAGATACCTGAACGCAAAAGCATTCCGTCGTTACGGCCTTCGCGTTGGCTTTACTACCGGAGAAATGAAATAGTCACCCGGTTTAATCTTCTTGACGACCGGCTGTCGGTCCAGGTCCCTCATCTGGCGGATGTCGAGCAGCGTGTGGGGGTTTCCGTTGTGGGGGGGCCAGTAGTACACAAAAACGCGAGAGCCGCTGCTACCGCAGTCCACCACCACGCCGTAATTGAGGCCCTCGTCCTCCACGTCGGTGGCCTCCATGGGGAGGAACCTGGAGGCGGCCGAGGGGTCAGTCGTCAGATGGACGCTACTGTACCTTTAAGACAGGAAAGGTGGGACCAAAAACACCTGCGCTTCTTTTCTGCTAACTCatggctggtggtgttgtgtttGCTCGCGCCAAGGACCAACcggccccgcccgcccgcccgaacGATCTGAACACGTGTTCACTCACTTGCTGAAGCGAGTCCCCTGCGGTCTGCGTGGGCCTCGCAGGAGCCTCTGGTGGGTGCCCAAGAGCAGCAGGACCGAagcagccagcagcagcagtagcttcTGCCTGGGGGCCACGCCGCAGTACCAGGACGCCGGCAGGAACCACAACGTGATCCTGGACACACAAAGGGTGATACTCGTGGACCTTTTTTGGGGGGACCGGATGCCACGAAAAGCCACGGAGCTTACCGTGCCATATGTCCACCACGTGGCCTTGTTGAAGCACACGCTCGTCACCTCATGGTCGCTGAGGCTCCCGCACACCACtctcgcctctctttatttctTTCAATACCCACAACACGAGAAGATTGTTTGCAGTTAAAAACAACCCTATCACGTGTAGTCATAGTTAGTCTGAGGATTCAGTTGGTTTGTTCCACTAGGTAATTTATGAGTGGTCAGTCATAACGGTTAGCTGGTCAATTGGAGTGAATGGACAGTGTCACTGACGGGCCACAAAGGTTCGTGAGATGACATGTCAATACTTGAAGGTTCACCGGCGTGCATGTTAATAATGAACTTCTGCAGTTGGCATTGCCGAACAATCTTTGTTCATGCaagttatttaaaaagaaaaaaaaaaaaaaagcatagtaAATCGCTCAAAGATGCTCCGgccgagctgagctgagctgagctgagctgagctgcacGTCCGTCCGGTAGTGGATCTTAGCACGCGAAAGCCAAAGCAATCCATAT comes from the Syngnathus scovelli strain Florida chromosome 5, RoL_Ssco_1.2, whole genome shotgun sequence genome and includes:
- the LOC125969005 gene encoding CREB3 regulatory factor isoform X1; the protein is MYRIDRVASITAVDFARRTRARRSKALGMPQPGTNGMEPAFGEAYGGHRALLGPYAAAASAQGGRTEYDQSILLMLGSPASPRKRPFELLSDLVDDGGLGEDLHAERWDVSALDEMARYAKPGLAVASEDAVLMARWGRAREEDEPAQRTARDESAAGRGRDGGVRKENGGELDGSQVTAEDRQKETAAPGLLLEHCSEEHNYSLSQEEEPPVTRSVQEEVQQEAQELGEEKPDEDDEDDEEDETAADLSSSSETECEAEPARPAGQRPSKRRCFWEYRRSRESAAKKKMCAGGDWSLSWSSSTLPSTLYRRQGKKGRRKARKTDASDLTPNPQKLHNIGEQLQKLNAAIDSVGPVNDLPALARARSRKEKNKLASRACRLKKKAQHEANKIKLWGLNQEYENLLGALLRIKELIRHKVEGGGEREDADERGMTRRLEDILAESSGPLVAGRTKDFVQRILAASGGPGQRKEPPREVSL
- the LOC125969005 gene encoding CREB3 regulatory factor isoform X2; its protein translation is MPQPGTNGMEPAFGEAYGGHRALLGPYAAAASAQGGRTEYDQSILLMLGSPASPRKRPFELLSDLVDDGGLGEDLHAERWDVSALDEMARYAKPGLAVASEDAVLMARWGRAREEDEPAQRTARDESAAGRGRDGGVRKENGGELDGSQVTAEDRQKETAAPGLLLEHCSEEHNYSLSQEEEPPVTRSVQEEVQQEAQELGEEKPDEDDEDDEEDETAADLSSSSETECEAEPARPAGQRPSKRRCFWEYRRSRESAAKKKMCAGGDWSLSWSSSTLPSTLYRRQGKKGRRKARKTDASDLTPNPQKLHNIGEQLQKLNAAIDSVGPVNDLPALARARSRKEKNKLASRACRLKKKAQHEANKIKLWGLNQEYENLLGALLRIKELIRHKVEGGGEREDADERGMTRRLEDILAESSGPLVAGRTKDFVQRILAASGGPGQRKEPPREVSL